A region from the Arachis ipaensis cultivar K30076 chromosome B01, Araip1.1, whole genome shotgun sequence genome encodes:
- the LOC107611869 gene encoding nudix hydrolase 14, chloroplastic-like, whose protein sequence is NAIDSFLFKQWLHNLQSQIGILADCTLALRQVLIKGVDMFGKRIGFLKFKVDIYDKQTRKKVPGIVFARGPVVTVLILLESDGETYAVLTEQARVPTGRIILELPAGMLDDDKGDFVGSWHREVEGETGIKFQLEDMVDLTAFLDSSTGCRFFPSPIVDYKRPTYEEVMRTSKPYFQGSAISAKCKLAKW, encoded by the exons AATGCTATTGATTCCTTTTTATTCAAGCAATGGTTGCATAACTTGCAAAGTCAAATTGGGATTCTAGCTGATTGCACCTTGGCTCTGAGACAAGTTCTAATTAAG GGTGTAGACATGTTTGGAAAGCGCATTGGGTTTCTCAAATTTAAAGTTGACATTTATGACAAACAAACGAGGAAGAAG GTTCCAGGTATTGTATTTGCAAGAGGACCTGTTGTGACTGTGTTGATACTTCTGGAATCAGATGGTGAAACTTATGCTGTCCTTACTGAACAG gCAAGGGTTCCTACTGGAAGAATTATTTTGGAATTGCCTGCTGGAATGTTGGATGATGACAAGGGTGATTTTGTTGGCAGTTGGCATCGTgag GTTGAAGGGGAGACTGGCATAAAGTTCCAACTTGAAGACATGGTTGATCTCACTGCTTTCTTGGATTCTTCAACAGGATGCAGATTTTTTCCCTCACCG ATAGTAGACTATAAGAGACCAACCTATGAAGAAGTTATGAGAACCTCCAAGCCTTACTTCCAAGGGAGTGCAATATCTGCCAAGTGCAAATTGGCAAAATGGTGA